The following proteins come from a genomic window of Aspergillus luchuensis IFO 4308 DNA, chromosome 3, nearly complete sequence:
- the GCD7 gene encoding translation initiation factor eIF2B subunit beta (COG:J;~EggNog:ENOG410PIME;~InterPro:IPR000649,IPR042529,IPR037171;~PFAM:PF01008;~TransMembrane:1 (o295-314i);~go_process: GO:0044237 - cellular metabolic process [Evidence IEA]), translating into MPSTSAALTPGLASFLKSLKTNPIDTSIDDLISLLKRRQIRHSRSCATATAYLLRSVISATRTSDANKMIERVQHVGRRVMAAQPREMVVGNIVRRVLGLIRDEAEDDREADFTLSEAGSESQPQTPRALDDPSEVLSSRHEGSDRSSSRQPFTSLSATPISMFSLLSHPEPESSLPGTPASASPSGRLLGQSHNKDIRAEVLDGINEIIDELGQVDDQIAAYALEHIHSNEIILTHTSSTTVQKFLLKAAAKRKFTVIHAESYPNNHEATHATVSGQAPKDDDILSTEAFQKPLIALGITVILIPDSAVFALMSRVNKVILGTHSVLANGGLVAAAGTRVIARAAKVHQTPVVVVSGVYKLSPVYPFDFDSLIEYGDVSKVIGYEDGDLVDQIDVQNPLYDYVPAELVDLYITNLGGHAPSYLYRIVSDHYRKEDINV; encoded by the exons ATGCCGTCCACTTCCGCGGCCCTGACGCCTGGATTGGCGTCGTTCCTCAAGTCCTTGAAGACGAATCCAATTGATACATCGATTGACGATCTGATCTC GCTTCTGAAACGCAGACAGATTCGCCATTCCAGATCATGCGCGACCGCGACCGCCTACCTTCTGCGCAGTGTTATTTCGGCCACTCGGACTTCGGATGCGAACAAGATGATTGAGCGGGTCCAGCATGTGGGAAGGCGCGTGATGGCTGCCCAGCCTAGGGAGATGGTGGTCGGAAACATTGTCAGACGTGTGCTCGGATTGATCCGTGATGAAGCGGAAGACGACAGAGAGGCCGACTTCACTCTGAGTGAAGCGGGCTCTGAAAGCCAGCCTCAGACCCCTCGTGCCTTGGATG ACCCCTCCGAAGTTCTCTCTTCCCGCCATGAAGGCTCCGACCGGTCATCCTCCAGACAGCCTTTTACTTCGCTGTCGGCCACGCCCATTTCCATGTTCAGTCTCCTCTCACACCCAGAGCCTGAGTCGTCTCTTCCTGGCACTCCGGCCTCCGCGTCTCCGTCCGGCCGCCTACTTGGCCAAAGCCACAACAAAGACATCCGTGCCGAAGTTCTCGACGGTATCAACGAGATTATCGATGAGTTGGGCCAGGTGGACGACCAGATTGCGGCCTATGCCTTGGAACACATTCACTCCAACGAAATCATcctcacacacacatcctCGACTACCGTCCAGAAGTTCTTGCTCAAGGCTGCGGCCAAGCGCAAGTTCACCGTGATTCATGCCGAATCTTATCCTAACAACCATGAAGCGACCCATGCCACCGTCAGCGGACAGGCTCCTAAGGACGACGACATCCTGAGCACCGAGGCTTTCCAGAAACCTTTGATTGCTCTGGGCATCACTGTTATCCTCATCCCCGACTCCGCAGTTTTCGCGCTCATGTCCCGTGTCAACAAGGTCATCTTGGGCACACACTCGGTCCTTGCCAACGGTGGGTTGGTCGCTGCGGCAGGCACGCGAGTCATCGCTCGCGCGGCCAAGGTGCACCAGACTCCCGTGGTCGTTGTGAGCGGTGTCTACAAGCTCAGCCCTGTCTACCCGTTCGACTTCGACTCGCTGATCGAGTATGGCGATGTCAGCAAGGTTATTGGGTACGAAGATGGTGACCTAGTAGACCAAATTGACGTTCAGAACCCGCTCTACGACTATGTCCCCGCGGAACTGGTCGACCTTTACATCACTAACCT GGGAGGCCATGCGCCATCTTACCTTTACCGTATTGTCTCGGACCACTACCGCAAGGAGGATATCAACGTCTAA
- the rps23 gene encoding 40S ribosomal protein uS12 (COG:J;~EggNog:ENOG410PMW1;~InterPro:IPR006032,IPR012340,IPR005680;~PFAM:PF00164;~go_component: GO:0005840 - ribosome [Evidence IEA];~go_component: GO:0015935 - small ribosomal subunit [Evidence IEA];~go_function: GO:0003735 - structural constituent of ribosome [Evidence IEA];~go_process: GO:0006412 - translation [Evidence IEA]) yields MGKGQPRGLNAARKLATTRRENRWADLHYKKRLLGTAYKSSPFGGASHAKGIVLEKVGVEAKQPNSAIRKCVKVQLIKNGKKVTAFVPNDGCLNFIDENDEVLLAGFGRKGKAKGDIPGVRFKVVKVSGVGLLALWKEKKEKPRS; encoded by the exons ATGGGTAAGGGACAGCCCCGTGGTTTGAACGCCGCCCGCAAGCTCGCGACCACCCGTCGCGAGAACCGCTGGGCCGATCTGCACTACAAGAAGCGCCTCCTCGGTACTGCCTACAAGTCCTCTCCCTTCGGAGGTGCCTCCCACGCCAAGGGTATCGTTCTTGAGAAGGTCGGTGTTGAGGCCAAGCAGCCCAACTCCGCTATTCGCAAGTGTGTCAAGGTCCAGCTCATCAAGAACGGCAAGAAGGTTACCGCTTTCG TCCCCAACGATGGTTGCTTGAACTTCATCGATGAGAACGACGAGGTCCTCCTCGCCGGTTTCGGTCGTAAGGGCAAGGCCAAGGGTGATATTCCCGGTGTCCGTTTCAAGGTCGTCAAGGTCTCCGGTGTCGGTCTGCTCGCTCtctggaaggagaagaaggagaagccccGCTCTTAA
- a CDS encoding DUF5315 domain-containing protein (COG:S;~EggNog:ENOG410PN9C;~PFAM:PF17242), whose protein sequence is MDPPLRMDPKMDPKMDTRKISAQRLPPPVLFQGPPSHNASNLSLPPPVSAVPTTGASPRPPLQRNRSSRAGTLEAPGSLSPFLTRKQSKGEVDGSEAIWQEMQSALSEVELSAATGEHVFGEKHSEALEDLRTKQLKLAQAWARSEAGDEVVETKGAAAAAAAAATAKSNASLRPASRSTAGPGDSANPEDGSSRNLDEETEKDILLARERREANDRYFDRVNNGVLDVVAKLEEVAQAMRAVERESKDIWSDTDSMSTTTQTTTDTGVQVPAVARQSHQICANPHT, encoded by the exons ATGGACCCCCCACTCAGGATGGATCCCAAAATGGATCCTAAAATGGACACCAGGAAGATAAGTGCCCAGCGTCTTCCCCCGCCTGTCCTCTTCCAGGGCCCGCCGTCACATAATGCTTCCaacctctctcttcccccgcCAGTATCCGCTGTTCCGACGACGGGAGCCTCTCCGCGGCCGCCTCTGCAGCGCAATCGCTCGTCCCGGGCAGGAACCCTGGAGGCTCCGGGATCCCTCTCGCCATTCCTGACTCGCAAGCAGTCCAAGGGGGAGGTGGACGGCTCCGAGGCTATATGGCAGGAGATGCAGAGCGCATTGTCCGAGGTCGAGCTGAGCGCGGCAACGGGCGAACATGTCTTTGGGGAGAAGCACTCTGAAGCGTTGGAAGATCTCCGGACAAAACAGCTGAAGCTTGCGCAGGCGTGGGCGCGCAGCGAAGCCGGGGATGAGGTTGTGGAAACAAAaggtgctgccgctgctgctgctgctgcggccaCGGCAAAGAGTAATGCGTCGCTGCGGCCAGCGTCGCGAAGCACGGCTGGACCGGGCGATTCTGCTAATCCTGAGGATGGATCCTCGCGGAAtctggatgaggagacggAAAAGGATATCCTCCTCGCACGGGAGAGACGGGAGGCTAATGATCGATACTTCGATCGGGTTAATAATGGTGTCTTGGACGTGGTGGCCAAGCTGGAGGAAGTCGCTCAGGCTATGCGCGCGGtggaaagagagagcaaaGATATCTGGAGTGATACTGATAGCATGAGTACCACGACACAGACCACGACTGATACTGG TGTCCAAGTACCAGCAGTCGCAAGACAATCGCATCAAATCTGCGCCAACCCGCATACTTAA
- a CDS encoding mitochondrial 54S ribosomal protein bL17m (BUSCO:EOG09264MZ1;~COG:J;~EggNog:ENOG410PNH8;~InterPro:IPR036373,IPR000456;~PFAM:PF01196;~go_component: GO:0005840 - ribosome [Evidence IEA];~go_function: GO:0003735 - structural constituent of ribosome [Evidence IEA];~go_process: GO:0006412 - translation [Evidence IEA]): MAGGAAKFRHLSRKSSHRQALLRNLVTSLFQHESITTTWAKAKEAQRLAEKLITLGKKNTEASRKRALSTFYTPHELLPKLFGPLRERYAERPGGYTRVLRVEPKKDDQAASAILELVDGPKDMRFALTARTVARQRSQGLETLNELTTMNVNKVTRFRKGGISDLEREIKRLEITGHGKEEAGKAKPAKQ, from the exons aTGGCCGGAGGTGCTGCCAAATTCCGCCATCTGAGCCGCAAGTCCTCTCACAGACAGGCCCTCCTCCGCAACCTCGTCacctctctcttccagcaTGAATCCATCACAACCACATgggccaaggccaaggaggcGCAACGACTGGCCGAGAAGCTGATCACCCTGGGCAAGAAGAACACCGAAGCGAGCCGGAAGCGCGCATTGTCGACGTTTTAT ACCCCCCacgaactcctccccaagcTCTTCGGTCCTCTTCGTGAACGCTACGCCGAACGTCCCGGTGGCTACACGCGAGTTCTGCGCGTCGAACCCAAGAAGGATGATCAAGCCGCCAGTGCAATCCTGGAGTTGGTAGATGGACCTAAAGATATGCGGTTTGCTTTGACGGCGCGGACAGTTGCTAGACAGCGGTCTCAGGGTTTGGAGACCCTCAATGAACTCACCACAATGAATGTGAATAAGGTCACGCGGTTCCGGAAGGGGGGAATCTCGGATCTCGAGAGGGAGATCAAGCGCTTAGAGATCACGGGTCatgggaaggaggaggcggggAAGGCCAAGCCTGCGAAGCAATAG
- a CDS encoding MICOS complex subunit Mic12 family protein (COG:S;~EggNog:ENOG410PPZZ;~InterPro:IPR031463;~PFAM:PF17050;~TransMembrane:1 (o6-24i);~go_component: GO:0044284 - mitochondrial crista junction [Evidence IEA];~go_component: GO:0061617 - MICOS complex [Evidence IEA];~go_process: GO:0042407 - cristae formation [Evidence IEA]), with translation MGFFAGFFSGFALTTSVLYISLQVHKANRLEQRNAIREQTRALNWLASSAGAYDRRLLPQETQKRPGEEEDRKTKPVLKDFLKHRWNQEVETLARKAYESRWEDARDTAVEGWKTVVRLVKKE, from the exons ATGGGCTTCTTCGCTGGCTTC TTCAGCGGCTTcgccctcaccacctccgtcCTGTACATCTCCCTCCAAGTACACAAAGCCAATCGCCTGGAACAGCGCAATGCCATTCGCGAACAAACCCGCGCTCTGAACTGGTTGGCCTCATCGGCAGGCGCATACGATCGTCGCTTATTGCCTCAAGAGACTCAGAAGCGTccgggtgaggaagaagaccggAAGACGAAACCCGTCTTGAAGGACTTCTTGAAACATCGCTGGAACCAAGAGGTGGAGACGTTGGCGAGGAAGGCGTATGAGAGTCGGTGGGAGGATGCGCGGGATACGGCtgtggaggggtggaagACGGTGGTACggttggtgaagaaggagtaA
- a CDS encoding alanine--glyoxylate transaminase (COG:E;~EggNog:ENOG410PGH0;~InterPro:IPR024169,IPR015424,IPR000192,IPR020578, IPR015421,IPR015422;~PFAM:PF00266;~go_function: GO:0003824 - catalytic activity [Evidence IEA]) encodes MSSQAPHPTLLIPGPIEFDDAVLQSMAHYAESHVAPGFVKTFGETLSMVRKLFQSSNPAAQPFVISGSGTLGWDIVASNLIEKGENALVLHTGYFADSFATCLETYGANATQLKAPIGERPSFEQIEQTLKEKPYKIITITHVDTSTGVLSDIKRVAEVVRRVSPQTLIVVDGVCSVGCEEIAFDEWDIDVVLTASQKAIGCPPGLSILMLSGRAIDTFKTRQTPPSSYYASIANWLPIMQNYENFKPSYFATPPTQLVHALHTTLSQITARPMSERYAIHAQASDRVKAAVAELGLQQVASKPENQAHAMTAIWLPEGLAPPDVLPGLLKRGVIFAAGLHKQVATKYIRFGHMGVSVTDPNRSDVDKAIAALKEALTEAKQAKGL; translated from the exons ATGTCCTCCCAAGCCCCTCACCCCACCCTGTTGATCCCAGGGCCCATTGAATTCGACGATGCTGTCCTCCAGTCAATGGCTCACTATGC TGAGAGCCATGTCGCCCCCGGTTTCGTCAAGACATTCGGAGAGACCCTGTCCATGGTCCGGAAACTCTTCCAGTCCTCCAACCCTGCTGCTCAGCCTTTCGTCATCTCCGGTAGTGGTACTCTCGGCTGGGATATCGTGGCCTCCAACCTGATCGAGAAGGGTGAGAATGCCCTGGTTCTGCACACCGGTTACTTCGCCGACTCCTTCGCTACCTGCTTGGAAACCTATGGCGCCAATGCCACCCAGCTCAAGGCCCCCATCGGCGAACGCCCCTCTTTCGAGCAGATTGAGCAGACCCTCAAGGAGAAGCCCTAcaagatcatcaccatcacccacgTCGACACCTCGACCGGTGTCCTCAGCGACATCAAGCGCGTGGCTGAGGTCGTCCGCCGTGTCAGCCCCCAGACCCTGATCGTCGTCGACGGTGTCTGCAGTGTCGGCTGCGAAGAGATCGCCTTTGACGAATGGGACATTGACGTCGTCCTTACGGCCAGTCAGAAGGCCATTGGCTGCCCTCCCGGCCTCAGCATCCTGATGCTGTCCGGCCGTGCTATCGACACCTTCAAGACCCGCCAGACGCCCCCGTCCTCCTACTACGCCTCCATCGCCAACTGGCTCCCCATCATGCAGAACTACGAGAACTTCAAGCCCTCCTACTTCGCCACCCCTCCTACCCAGCTCGTCCACGCCCTGcacaccaccctctcccAGATCACCGCCCGCCCCATGTCGGAGCGCTACGCCATCCACGCCCAGGCCTCCGACCGCGTCAAGGCTGCTGTCGCCGAGCTCGGTCTGCAGCAGGTCGCTTCCAAGCCCGAGAACCAGGCTCACGCCATGACGGCCATCTGGCTGCCGGAGGGCTTGGCTCCCCCGGACGTTCTGCCGGGTCTGCTGAAGCGCGGCGTCATCTTTGCAGCGGGTCTGCACAAGCAGGTTGCCACCAAGTACATCCGCTTCGGACACATGGGCGTCAGCGTTACGGATCCCAACCGTTCGGACGTCGACAAGGCCATTGCTGCCTTGAAGGAAGCCTTGACAGAGGCCAAGCAGGCCAAGGGACTGTAA
- a CDS encoding CCDC12/cwf18 family protein (COG:S;~EggNog:ENOG410PQDR;~InterPro:IPR013169;~PFAM:PF08315): MSSNHASLDAAANERKARLAKLAALKRKQPEPEPLTEAGAADEELEDAAPDVTKQYLSGRNYDAEMRGPKLGFDTAPSDGQITVEAQAAEIARATAEKAKEDEGDQPIDLFKLQPKKPNWDLKRDLDEKMNVLNVRTQNAIAKLVRQRIEEAQRAAQAKGTSANGGEQGEEVGIEGDMLVQGIHVREREEEAGNDLEDDEA, from the coding sequence ATGTCGTCGAATCATGCTTCTCTCGATGCGGCGGCAAATGAGCGCAAAGCACGCCTTGCAAAGCTTGCTGCGCTGAAGCGGAAAcaaccagagccagagccattGACCGAAGCTGGTGCCGCCGATGAAGAATTGGAAGATGCTGCTCCCGATGTAACAAAGCAATACCTCTCCGGGAGGAACTACGACGCAGAAATGCGCGGTCCAAAGCTGGGCTTCGACACCGCCCCATCAGATGGTCAGATCACTGTGGAAGCGCAGGCTGCAGAAATCGCAAGGGCCACCGCAGAGAAAGccaaggaggatgagggtgaccAGCCCATTGACCTCTTCAAGCTACAGCCCAAGAAGCCGAATTGGGATCTGAAGCGGGAcctggatgagaagatgaaCGTCCTCAATGTTAGAACTCAGAACGCGATCGCGAAATTGGTCCGCCAACGGATAGAAGAGGCACAGCGCGCAGCTCAGGCGAAAGGAACAAGTGCCAATGGAGGTGAACAGGGCGAGGAAGTCGGCATTGAAGGTGATATGTTGGTCCAGGGCATTCATGTCcgtgagagggaagaggaggcagGCAATGAtctggaggatgacgaggcaTAA
- a CDS encoding putative R3H domain protein (COG:S;~EggNog:ENOG410PIFF;~InterPro:IPR001374,IPR036867,IPR024771;~PFAM:PF12752,PF01424;~go_function: GO:0003676 - nucleic acid binding [Evidence IEA]), whose amino-acid sequence MASNSSTRDEHRLSFAKIAAMPPPSNPEVPVSSDELNGSQSVDDPSSCSEQHGSENVPSSQGDPISVRNEAAAVDRNVDSLSQAVHGVHIDDKKYHDGPVFSNEAADNASLKRENSFEDDRTHLSNSSTKPTSFDSKSMASVTTFAMDEKDSLRPDDSASVQAIDEEESLSGHASGAPNSLTGSESGARGFLQRPRGILQPTGPIFVDGMQRTNGAILPDTVANNYPNADAFQAGRPIHGFPSEPDEKLLEAMKSPKDRLLILQLEEKVRYFIQNSKEHSLELPPSNAFGRLLAHKLGDYYHLTHFVDNNVTSVRLHRTPFCRLPTPLSVLHAATNSTPPPAMPAMKIMRRTDSERPSTEGSVAASSSAASKNGSEAGDSGNDGERGSTPAKDRLTLTREEREAKYQEARERIFRDFTESKSTENANGDSSGTNMSRSSSTSGRKKAQRQKTPHDDSFEVRSQFNAYYPGMPYANGPMPYGMAVNDPSFPAQPCMVGPGVSPPSMGYGHSGQTGPMYSGPMNMNAMPHYSMPVSPQMTPSGPWQNGPVPQQSPYSGYATINQSPAMASTKSSPALSSYPMPNSVQYQPNPGWSTPPYPGGYPQPSHRNPPPSGWAGYQTQPPTPTSYPYAQYPGQPMSPGMQGHGGAHPLPGSFNRSPFNPQTRSFVPGGATLARHPSKGNQHGMNPYPGMQPGMQPQWSGFQDLNSKAQDMPGSVGHGPTRGGPSGGRDSIAKWGTPSHLPPKPPPSEVPSDFDLKPRSGPSSTHPYSGNTLPATKNGPLVVSGGASLPRVN is encoded by the exons ATGGCATCCAACAGTTCCACAAGAGACGAGCATCGTCTTTCCTTTGCAAAG ATTGCGGCCATGCCTCCGCCATCAAATCCGGAAGTCCCCGTATCATCTGACGAGTTGAACGGCTCACAGTCCGTCGATGACCCTTCATCATGTTCCGAACAACATGGCTCGGAAAATGTCCCCTCCAGCCAGGGCGACCCGATTTCTGTCCGAAACGAGGCTGCCGCTGTTGATCGAAACGTCGACAGTCTATCGCAGGCCGTACATGGTGTCCACATCGATGACAAAAAGTACCACGACGGCCCTGTATTTTCCAATGAGGCTGCAGACAACGCTTCTCTGAAACGAGAGAACTCGTTTGAGGATGATCGTACTCATCTTTCAAACTCCTCGACCAAGCCCACGAGCTTCGATTCTAAGAGCATGGCTTCTGTCACGACATTCGCAATGGACGAAAAAGATTCTTTGCGTCCGGATGACAGTGCGAGCGTTCAGGccattgatgaggaggagtcCCTATCTGGGCACGCCTCCGGTGCCCCGAATTCACTGACAGGGTCAGAGTCAGGTGCCCGCGGATTCTTACAGAGACCACGGGGAATTCTGCAACCCACGGGACCTATATTCGTTGATGGTATGCAGCGCACAAATGGTGCCATATTGCCAGACACTGTCGCCAACAATTACCCGAATGCCGATGCTTTCCAAGCAGGACGGCCGATACATGGGTTCCCGTCAGAGCCCGACGAGAAACTTCTTGAGGCTATGAAGTCCCCCAAAGACCGCCTCTTGATTCTCCAACTGGAAGAAAAGGTCCGATACTTTATACAGAATTCTAA GGAGCACTCTTTGGAACTCCCGCCTTCGAACGCTTTTGGGCGGCTGCTTGCACACAAGCTGGGCGATTACTACCATCTTACGCACTTCGTTGACAATAATGTCACGTCCGTCCGGCTTCATCGGACGCCTTTCTGTCGGCT CCCTACGCCTCTCTCGGTTCTCCACGCTGCGACTAACAGTACTCCGCCTCCCGCCATGCCTGCAATGAAGATCATGCGTCGTACCGATAGTGAGCGGCCTTCCACCGAGGGTAGCGTCGCGGCAAGCTCCTCCGCTGCATCTAAGAATGGATCCGAAGCCGGGGACAGCGGAAACGACGGGGAGCGGGGATCTACCCCGGCCAAGGATAGGTTGACCTTGACTCgcgaggagagggaggccAAGTACCAGGAAGCTAGGGAGCGAATCTTCCGTGATTTTACCGAGTCGAAGAGTACTGAGAACGCCAATGGCGATTCTTCCGGTACCAATATGTCACGCTCGAGCTCAACAAGTGGACGCAAAAAGGCGCAGCGCCAGAAAACTCCTCACGATGACAGTTTCGAGGTTCGATCTCAATTCAACGCGTATTACCCGGGAATGCCTTATGCCAACGGACCAATGCCCTACGGCATGGCTGTCAACGATCCGTCTTTTCCAGCCCAACCTTGCATGGTGGGACCCGGTGTGTCGCCGCCTAGTATGGGCTACGGTCATAGTGGCCAGACCGGTCCAATGTATTCCGGGCCCATGAACATGAATGCTATGCCACATTATTCGATGCCTGTGTCGCCTCAGATGACCCCCAGTGGCCCATGGCAGAACGGCCCTGTACCCCAGCAGTCCCCCTACTCTGGGTATGCGACCATCAACCAGTCGCCCGCGATGGCATCCACTAAGTCGTCCCCTGCGTTGAGCAGTTATCCTATGCCAAACTCCGTCCAATATCAACCCAATCCTGGTTGGTCCACGCCACCTTATCCCGGCGGCTATCCACAACCATCACATCGCAATCCTCCCCCATCTGGATGGGCCGGCTATCAAACGCAGCCTCCCACACCGACATCTTATCCTTATGCTCAATATCCCGGACAGCCCATGAGCCCGGGGATGCAGGGCCACGGCGGTGCTCACCCTTTGCCCGGAAGCTTCAATAGGTCGCCTTTCAACCCACAAACCCGCTCATTTGTCCCTGGTGGTGCGACGTTAGCACGGCACCCCAGCAAGGGCAACCAGCATGGTATGAACCCATATCCCGGTATGCAGCCGGGCATGCAGCCCCAGTGGTCCGGATTTCAAGATTTGAACAGCAAGGCTCAAGACATGCCTGGTTCAGTTGGACATGGCCCGACCCGCGGTGGGCCTTCGGGAGGCAGAGATTCTATTGCGAAGTGGGGGACACCGTCACATCTGCCACCCAAGCCACCACCGTCCGAGGTGCCTTCTGACTTTGACTTGAAACCGCGCAGTGGGCCCAGCTCGACGCATCCTTACTCGGGCAACACGCTCCCCGCCACCAAAAACGGGCCGCTTGTTGTTTCTGGCGGAGCAAGCCTGCCACGGGTCAACTGA
- the nemA gene encoding Nem1-Spo7 phosphatase catalytic subunit NEM1 (BUSCO:EOG09263F3I;~COG:K;~EggNog:ENOG410PFK9;~InterPro:IPR036412,IPR011948,IPR023214,IPR004274;~PFAM:PF03031;~go_function: GO:0016791 - phosphatase activity [Evidence IEA]), translated as MNSLNILSSRVIGQSSLPARSRQRSRSQGDVARASEPGDLAKLRSYSESNFHSTEAHENGHDAPDENIYYSHEITFDEKSPLLRSIQKDGSFATKSTLGFVAQRFFDAIAETIKFILSTLAAPGFYVAQCFEDDNGHYSFMAPVRKLRRSVSRRPSKSTGSTTAGRGSRQAESKRRTGTSRRSKSNVSRESIASSTSESEGDRRSAKALGNSRSRTSKAKSSSPEPRPDETAPRRSIRIKLHSEEALKRQRQRRSQSADLRQTPENGVQGTLNLDSLKSPTSPSVHSLTRYPHSPVPPRPLIPPRVPSYTANLRLPKSPQKTLVLDLDETLIHSLAKGGRMSSGHMVEVKLSTPMTTALTPGGPPTTLGPQHPILYYVHKRPHCDEFLRKISKWYKLVIFTASVQEYADPVIDWLEQERKYFQARYYRQHCTLRNGAYIKDLSSVEPDLSKVMILDNSPMSYIFHEDNAIPIEGWINDPTDNGLLHLVPMLEALQYVTDVRAFLALRRGEAEA; from the exons ATGAACTCGCTCAACATCCTCTCGTCTCGAGTCATTGGCCAGTCGTCCCTCCCAGCTCGGAGCCGTCAGCGTTCCCGGTCTCAGGGAGACGTCGCCAGAGCGAGTGAGCCCGGCGACCTTGCCAAACTTCGGTCGTACAGCGAAAGCAACTTTCACTCGACCGAGGCCCACGAGAATGGCCATGATGCGCCCGAcgagaatatatactactcCCACGAAATTACGTTTGATGAGAAATCGCCCCTATTACGAAGTATACAGAAAGATGGTTCATTTGCTACGAAAAGCACCCTAGGATTCGTTGCCCAACGGTTCTTTGATGCGATTGCGGAAACGATCAAGTTCATCTTATCCACCTTAGCTGCGCCCGGTTTTTATGTTGCCCAATGTTTCGAAGACGATAATGGTCATTACTCTTTCATGGCACCTGTGAGAAAGCTACGACGGTCCGTGTCTCGCCGCCCATCTAAGTCGACTGGCTCCACGACGGCGGGTAGAGGTAGTCGACAAGCGGAGAGCAAGCGACGAACAGGTACTTCGCGACGGTCTAAGAGCAACGTTTCACGGGAATCCATCGCTTCGAGCACGTCCGAGTCGGAAGGAGATCGCCGGAGCGCCAAGGCACTCGGCAATAGTCGGTCACGAACCTCCAAGGCAAAATCGTCCAGTCCAGAACCAAGGCCAGATGAGACCGCTCCTAGACGCTCGATCCGGATCAAGCTTCATAGTGAAGAGGCACTCAAACGACAGAGGCAACGTCGGTCGCAAAGTGCTGATCTGCGCCAGACACCGGAAAATGGGGTTCAGGGTACTCTCAACCTCGACAGTCTCAAATCTCCCACGTCTCCGTCTGTGCATAGCCTCACCAGGTATCCGCATTCTCCTgtccctcctcgcccgctGATTCCACCCCGTGTGCCGTCCTACACGGCCAACCTCCGCCTTCCCAAGAGCCCGCAAAAGACTCTAGTCCTCGATCTTGATGAGACTCTTATTCATTCCCTGGCTAAAGGCGGCCGCATGTCCAGTGGGCACATGGTTGAGGTCAAACTATCCACGCCGATGACGACTGCACTTACACCCGGCGGACCTCCCACGACTCTGGGCCCGCAGCATCCCATTCTGTATTACGTACACAAACGACCCCACTGTGATGAGTTCTTGCGCAAGATCTCCAAGTGGTACAAGCTGGTCATCTTCACAGCCAGTGTACAAGAGTATGCGGATCCAGTCATTGACTGGCTTGAGCAGGAGCGGAAATACTTCCAGGCGCGGTATTACCGTCAGCACTGTACTTTACGGAATGGTGCATATATTAAGGACCTCAGCTCTGTGGAGCCTGATTTGAGTAAGGTAATGATCCTGGACAATAGTCCTATGAGTTATATTTTTCACGAAG ATAATGCTATCCCAATTGAGGGCTGGATTAATGATCCCACGGATAAtggtcttcttcacctcgTCCCCATGTTAGAAGCCTTGCAGTATGTGACCGATGTGCGGGCATTTTTGGCCTTGCGTAGAGGGGAAGCGGAAGCTTAA